The region TTGCAAAAAGCCGAACACCTTAAAATCAGACATTTTTTTAAGGTCTAATTTATTATGAAGAATCATATCGAATGTCAACCCGGAAATTGAACTGCAACAGCGAGCGCTAACCTCGTCCCGCCACGGCGGGATTGGAGCGCAGCGGACTTGTGCGCCTCAGGCGTAAATCCCGCTATCACCACCCAGGGATAACATACCTGTATAATTCTTGACACAGGTGCCACAACGTGTTATCAGGCGAAGCACTTACGATAACTTGAAAACAGAGATCTCCATGGACATTGCTGAATTTAAAAGTTGCCGTAAAAAGCTTAAAAAGACACAGCGGCAGATGGCTCAGTTGCTGGGAACGTCGGTCAAAGCCGTACACAGTTACGAGCAAGGCTGGCGGGCCATCCCGTCCCATGTGGAGCGTCAGGTGTTTTTTCTGGTTACCAATATGCGCGAGAACAGAAAAAGACGCAAACCCTGCTGGGTTATAAAAAAATGCCCTCCTGAGTATAAACAGCGGTGTCCGGCCTGGGAATTTCAGTCGGGCAGCCTCTGCTGGTTTATCAACGGCACGATTTGCGACGGCATTGTTCATAAGGACTGGCCCGAAAAGATGAAGATTTGCCGGTCCTGCGATGTATTAAAGCCGATGCTCTCGTTTCAGAGCGCTGTTTAACCCTTTCCTAAGCTAAGCGTTTCAAATTTTAAAAGAGGATAAAATATCTTTT is a window of Candidatus Desulfatibia profunda DNA encoding:
- a CDS encoding helix-turn-helix transcriptional regulator; its protein translation is MDIAEFKSCRKKLKKTQRQMAQLLGTSVKAVHSYEQGWRAIPSHVERQVFFLVTNMRENRKRRKPCWVIKKCPPEYKQRCPAWEFQSGSLCWFINGTICDGIVHKDWPEKMKICRSCDVLKPMLSFQSAV